A genomic segment from Nicotiana sylvestris chromosome 1, ASM39365v2, whole genome shotgun sequence encodes:
- the LOC138886532 gene encoding uncharacterized mitochondrial protein AtMg00810-like, with amino-acid sequence MAIEFEMTEIGLMSYYLGIQVAQRKDVIFISQGEYAKKILKKFEMENCNPVSTPVEYGVKISKHGDGDRVNPIFFKSLIGSLRYLSCTMPDILFGVGLLSRFMETPTTSHLKVAKRILRYFKGTLDYGIHYSSSKESKFVGYCDSN; translated from the coding sequence ATGGCTATAGAATTTGAGATGACAGAAATTGGCCTAATGTCCTACTATCTTGGAATTCAAGTAGCACAGAGGAAGGATGTCATTTTTATTTCTCAAGGAGAGTATGCAAAGAAAATTCTCAAGAAATTTGAGATGGAGAATTGCAATCCCGTAAGCACCCCCGTTGAATATGGAGTTAAAATATCCAAGCATGGAGATGGAGATAGAGTCAATCCCATATTTTTCAAGAGTCTTATTGGAAGCTTAAGGTATTTGTCATGTACAATGCCGGATATTCTTTTTGGAGTTGGACTCTTAAGTCGCTTTATGGAAACTCCTACTACCTCACACTTAAAGGTAGCCAAAAGAATACTTCGGTACTTCAAAGGTACGCTTGATTATGGAATTCATTATTCATCTTCTAAAGAATCCAAGTTCGTGGGATATTGTGATAGTAACTGA